The segment GGCGAACTGACCCTGGCTCTGGCCGAACACTCGACCAGATAACCGGGCAGCCCAAGGAGGAAGACCATGGCCAACCGAATCGGTGTCTATGTCTGTCACTGCGGAACCAACATCGCGGGCAAGGTGGACAGTGAAGGCGTGGCCGAATTCGCCCAGAGTCTGCCGGGTGTAATCATCTCCCGCGACTACAAGTTCATGTGCTCGGACCCTGGGCAGGACATGATCATCGATGACATCCGCGACTATGGCGTGAACCGGGTTGTGGTGGCATCATGTTCGCCCCGGCTGCATGAGAAGACCTTCCAGAAGGCCTGTGCCCGCGCTGGGCTGAATCCCTATTTTTTCCAGATGACCTGCATCCGGGAGCACTGCTCCTGGGTCACCGAGGATCCCGTGGAAGCCACCTTGAAGGCCAAGCATCTTGTGGCCGCAGCCGTGGCTCGAGTGAACTGGCATCAGGAACTGCATTCACGCGAAGTGCCCGTGACCCCGGACGTGATGGTGGTCGGTGGCGGCATCGCGGGCATCCAGGCCGCCCTGGACGTGGCTCGCTCGGGTCACCGGGTGCACCTGGTGGAACGTGCACCGTCCATTGGCGGGCACATGGCCCAGTTCGACAAGACATTCCCCACCCTGGACTGTGCAGCCTGTATCTCCACACCGAAGATGGTGGCCGTGGCTCAGGACCCAAACATCAACCTCATGACCTGGTCCGAAGTCACCAATGTCGAAGGCTTTGTGGGCAACTACAAGGTCACGGTCAACAAGAAGCCCCGTTATGTGGATGCGGACCTCTGCACCGGCTGTGGTCTGTGCCTGGAAAAATGTCCCACAAAGGTGGACTCAGTTTTTGAGGAAGGCATGGCCAAGCGTCGTGCCATCTATCGCAATTCCCCCCAGAGCGTACCCGGGACTCCGGTCATCGACGCCGACCACTGCCGCGTCCTGAACGGCAAGAAGTGCGGTGTCTGCCAAAAGTTCTGTCCATCCGGCGCCATTGATTTCGATCAGACCGAACAGAGCCTGGACCTGGAAGTAGGGAGCATCATCCTGGCCACGGGCTACGACGCCATGGACCCCACCCCGCTGACCCAATACGGATTCGGGCGCTACCCCGAGGTTTACACCGCCCTGCAGTTCGAACGTCTGAACAATGCCGTGGGCCCCACGGGTGGCAAGATCGTCATGAAAAACGGTCAGGCCCCGAAGAGCGTAGGCATCCTGCATTGCATCGGCAGCCGCGACGTCAACCATCATGAATACTGTTCACGGGTCTGCTGCATGTATGCCCTCAAGTACGACCATCTGCTCAAGGACAAGGTGGGGCACGACACCCAAGTCTACAATTTCTACATCGACCTCAGATGTTTTGGAAAGGGCTACGAGGAATTTCTGACCCGCGTGCAGAAGGAAGGCGTGACCTTTATCCGGGGCCGTCCCTCGGAGATCCGCCAACGCGACGACGGCAAGCTCTTGATCATTGCCGAAGACACCCTTTCTGCCCAGTTGTTGGAAGTTCCCGTGGACATGGCCATCCTTTGCACCGCCATGGAGACCCGCCACGACACCCCTGAAGTGGCCCGCATCTTCGGCGTGTCCCAAGGCCGCGACGGCTTCTTCCTGGAAGAGCATCCCAAGCTAGGGCCGGTCTCCACGGCCACGGATGGCATCTTCCTGGGGGGCAGTTGTCAGGGGCCCAAGGACATTCCTGACGCGGTCGCCCATGCCTCGGGTGCGGCGGCCCAGTCTCTGGCCATGGCCGCGCGCGGCACCGTGGAGGTCTCACCCACCACGTCCTACATCGACCCGGACATCTGCATCGGCTGCAAGGCCTGTATCGGGCTGTGCGCCTACTCGGCCATCGAATTCGACAACCGCCGGGGAGTCTCCGTGGTCAACGAGGCCATGTGCAAGGGCTGCGGCAGTTGTGCCGGGCATTGCCCCAGCGGGGCGGCCCAGATCAAACATTTTACCGAACGCCAGGTCTTCTCGGAACTGGAAGGTCTGCTGGACGAGGTTCCCGCTGTACAGGAGCCAACAGAAGCGCCCGCCGCACAGTCGTGAGGCTAACCGAAGACGACCAAGGAGAAACCCATGGGATCCTTTGAACCAACCATCGTGGCCTTTGTCTGCAACTGGTGCACCTACACCGCGGCGGACCTGGCGGGAACCTCCCGCATGGTCCAGCCGCCCAACCTGAAGCTGATCCGCATGATGTGCACCGGCATGGTGGACCCCAAGTACGTAATCAAGGCCCTGCTCGCCGGAGCCGATGCCGTACTCATCAGCGGCTGCCATCCGGGTGACTGCCACTACATCAACGGCAACTACAAGGCCCGGCGGCGGGTGAAGCTCCTGAAGGAGTTGCTGACCCAGTTCGGCATCGACGAACGCCGGGTCAAGCTGACCTGGATCGGAGCCAGCGAGGGTAACGAATTCGCCGAAACCGTCAATGATCTGGTGGCGGAAGTCCGGGCTCTGGGGCCTGGCGAAGCCAGGCAGTCAGCCATTCTCTGACCGGGAGGGAGGAATCATGGCAACCACAGCACGAATCGAAGTCGGACCCGACGGCCCCCTGCGCGCTATCCAGGGCCTGCTCGTCCAGCTTCTGGAACAGAACGAGGCAACGGCGGTGCTCACGCCCCGTCACATGCCCCTCAAGGGAACAGTCATGCCCGCCCTGATCAGCGACCCCGCCGAAATGGACCAGGCCGACCCCTTGTCCCCGGCCTTTCCGCTGAACGCAGCCAAAATGGTCTCGCGCCTGACCAAGGGCTCCGGCGGCAAACCTGTTGCCGCCGTACTCAGACCCTGCGAAATCAGGGCTTTCATCGAACTGGTCAAGCTCAACCAGGGCAGCATGGACAACGTCCTGCTCGTGGGGGTCGACTGCATGGGCGCGCTGACCAATATCGACAATCAGCAATACTCCACCCAGGGCGAACCCAAGGCCATGAGCGAGCTGTTCATGCGCCAGGCCCTGGAGGGCCAGACCGAGATGAGCGGGTTCACCGTGGCCAAGGCCTGCCAGGCCTGCGAACACCCCGTGCCCGAAGGCGCGGACCTAATCCTGGGCCTGTTCGGATCGGACCCGGGCAAGGAAATCCAACTTATCGCGAACACCGCTCGCGGGGAGGGCATCCTGACCCGCATGAACTACTCCGACGCGCCGATCAACGGTGCGCGCGACAAGGCCATCAGCCAGGCCATCGCCAAGCGCGAGGCCTTCCGCGACGCCATGTTCGAAGTCACACGCGCAGCCACGGACACCCTGTCCGGACTGGCCGAACACCTGTCGTCCTGCATCAATTGCTACAACTGCCGGGCGGCCTGCCCTGTCTGTTACTGCAAGGAATGCGTCTTCCTGACCGATGTCTTCGACTACAAGCCCGATCAGTACATCGGCTGGGCCGAGAAGCACGGCTCCCTGAAGATGCCCACGGACACGGTCTTCTTCCATCTGACACGGCTGGCGCACATGAGCACCTCGTGCGTGGGTTGTGGGCAATGCTCCAATGCCTGCCCCAACAACGTGCCAGTAATGGAGTTGTTCCGCACCGTATCCCACAAGACGCAACAGGCCTTTGGCTATATGCCGGGCATGAACCCGGACGAAGCTCCGCCCATGACCGTGTTCCGCGAGGATGAATTCGCAGAAGTCACAGGTGGATCGCACTAAAGGATAGAACCCCAGGGGGGGCACCATGAACAGGAAGCACTATGCAGCATTGGTGGTCGGCGCGGGCATCGCGGGGATTCGCTCCGCGCTGGATCTGGCCGAATCCGGGCACAAGGTGGCACTCATCGACAAGCGCCCCGGCATCGGCGGCATCCTGACGCAGCTGGATCATCAGTTTCCCAGCGACCATTGCGGTATGTGCAAGATGCTGCCCCTGACCAGCCGGGATTCCTCCAGCCAGTTCTGCATGCGCAAGGGGCTGTTCCACAAGAACATCGATATTCTTACCGGAACCGAACTGGCCTCGCTGACCGGTGACCCCGGAAAGTTCCGGGCAACCCTCAAGCAGCATTCCTCCTTTGTTAACCCCGAGCGCTGCATCAGTTGCGGTGAATGCGCCAAGGTCTGCCCGGTCTCCGTACCCAGCGAATTCAACGCGGGACTCTCTCAGCGCACGGCCATCCATCTGCCCGTGCCCCACGCCATCCCCAACCACTACGTGGTGGACCTGGAACGCTGCACCCGCTGCCGGGCCTGCTTCGAGGCCTGCCCCACCGGGGCCGTGGACTTCAAGGACGACGCTCGCCCGGATTTCAACGTCCTGGCTGCTGCAGGTAAGAGCATCGGCCAGCAACTGACAGGCTGGTGCGACAAGCTGCATCTGCCTGCTTCCCTGGCTGAAACAACCGACAAGGCCCGTGAACTGTTGGAAAGCACACCCATGCGGCTCTTGCTGTTGGACCTGACCACCCCGGATATCGACCACGAAAAGGTCATGCGCCGCGGACTGGAACTCTACCCGGATCTGCGGGTCATTCTGATCATCGATCCCGACCAGCAGGACCTGGCCGAGCGTCTGTTGGATGAAGGGGCACGTGACTATCTGGTCACCCCTCTTGCCGCACAGGTCAAACGTTGGCTGGACAAGATCTACATCCGCATGATGTCCGACAACAGGCATGAGCTGGAGGTGGGGTCCGTGGTCCTGGCGGGCGGATTCGAATGCTTCGATCCGGCCGAGGGAGGACAGCTCTGGGGCTACGGAACCATACCCGGCGTGATGACCGCCGTGGAATTCGAGCGCCTGTGCTCGGGCACCGGCCCTTCGGGCGGACAACTGTTGCGACCGGATGGAAAGCCCGCCCGCAAGATTGGCTGGTTGCAATGCGTGGGTAGCCGTGACGTGAATCGCAACGCGGATTTCTGCTCGTCCATCTGCTGCATGTTCGCCATCAAGGAGGCCATGCTGGCCAAGCGCATGAGCAAAGGCGAGGCCGAAACCACCATCTTCTACATGGATATGCGCACCTACGGAAAGGATTTTCAGCGCTACCGGGACCGTGCCGAACAGGAACAGGGCGTGCGCTTCATACGCACCCGCCTGCATTCCATTGAGGCCGACCCGAATGTGGACGGCGTGCCCGTGCGCTATGTGGATGACAAGGGCGAACTGCAAACCGAAGTCTTCGATCTGTTCGTGCTTTCCACCGGGGCCAGACCCCCGGCAAAGATGGCCGAACTGGCCGAGGCTGCGGACATCGAAACCCTGGACACCGGCTTTGCCCTGACCGGCGAATTCCAGCCCGCGCGCACCTCGCGCCTGGGTGTATTTGCCGCCGGCGCCTTTGGTCAGCCCAAGGACATTGCCGACTCCGTCATCCAGGCCGGAGCTGCATCTCTGGGCGCTGCCAGAACCTACAAGATTCACTCCCCCCCGCGTGAGGAACAGCCCGAGCCCATTCCCGAATATCGGGATGTCACGCGAGAGGAGCCCAGGATGCTCATCGCCCTGTGCACGGACTGCCCGACTCTGACGGCCAATGTGGATATGGAATCCCTGGCTACCAAGCTGGGAGGGCTGTCCACGGTGGTCCATGTGGCTTCCAT is part of the Desulfovibrio ferrophilus genome and harbors:
- a CDS encoding CoB--CoM heterodisulfide reductase iron-sulfur subunit A family protein translates to MANRIGVYVCHCGTNIAGKVDSEGVAEFAQSLPGVIISRDYKFMCSDPGQDMIIDDIRDYGVNRVVVASCSPRLHEKTFQKACARAGLNPYFFQMTCIREHCSWVTEDPVEATLKAKHLVAAAVARVNWHQELHSREVPVTPDVMVVGGGIAGIQAALDVARSGHRVHLVERAPSIGGHMAQFDKTFPTLDCAACISTPKMVAVAQDPNINLMTWSEVTNVEGFVGNYKVTVNKKPRYVDADLCTGCGLCLEKCPTKVDSVFEEGMAKRRAIYRNSPQSVPGTPVIDADHCRVLNGKKCGVCQKFCPSGAIDFDQTEQSLDLEVGSIILATGYDAMDPTPLTQYGFGRYPEVYTALQFERLNNAVGPTGGKIVMKNGQAPKSVGILHCIGSRDVNHHEYCSRVCCMYALKYDHLLKDKVGHDTQVYNFYIDLRCFGKGYEEFLTRVQKEGVTFIRGRPSEIRQRDDGKLLIIAEDTLSAQLLEVPVDMAILCTAMETRHDTPEVARIFGVSQGRDGFFLEEHPKLGPVSTATDGIFLGGSCQGPKDIPDAVAHASGAAAQSLAMAARGTVEVSPTTSYIDPDICIGCKACIGLCAYSAIEFDNRRGVSVVNEAMCKGCGSCAGHCPSGAAQIKHFTERQVFSELEGLLDEVPAVQEPTEAPAAQS
- a CDS encoding Coenzyme F420 hydrogenase/dehydrogenase, beta subunit C-terminal domain, coding for MATTARIEVGPDGPLRAIQGLLVQLLEQNEATAVLTPRHMPLKGTVMPALISDPAEMDQADPLSPAFPLNAAKMVSRLTKGSGGKPVAAVLRPCEIRAFIELVKLNQGSMDNVLLVGVDCMGALTNIDNQQYSTQGEPKAMSELFMRQALEGQTEMSGFTVAKACQACEHPVPEGADLILGLFGSDPGKEIQLIANTARGEGILTRMNYSDAPINGARDKAISQAIAKREAFRDAMFEVTRAATDTLSGLAEHLSSCINCYNCRAACPVCYCKECVFLTDVFDYKPDQYIGWAEKHGSLKMPTDTVFFHLTRLAHMSTSCVGCGQCSNACPNNVPVMELFRTVSHKTQQAFGYMPGMNPDEAPPMTVFREDEFAEVTGGSH
- a CDS encoding hydrogenase iron-sulfur subunit, which produces MGSFEPTIVAFVCNWCTYTAADLAGTSRMVQPPNLKLIRMMCTGMVDPKYVIKALLAGADAVLISGCHPGDCHYINGNYKARRRVKLLKELLTQFGIDERRVKLTWIGASEGNEFAETVNDLVAEVRALGPGEARQSAIL
- a CDS encoding FAD-dependent oxidoreductase; translated protein: MNRKHYAALVVGAGIAGIRSALDLAESGHKVALIDKRPGIGGILTQLDHQFPSDHCGMCKMLPLTSRDSSSQFCMRKGLFHKNIDILTGTELASLTGDPGKFRATLKQHSSFVNPERCISCGECAKVCPVSVPSEFNAGLSQRTAIHLPVPHAIPNHYVVDLERCTRCRACFEACPTGAVDFKDDARPDFNVLAAAGKSIGQQLTGWCDKLHLPASLAETTDKARELLESTPMRLLLLDLTTPDIDHEKVMRRGLELYPDLRVILIIDPDQQDLAERLLDEGARDYLVTPLAAQVKRWLDKIYIRMMSDNRHELEVGSVVLAGGFECFDPAEGGQLWGYGTIPGVMTAVEFERLCSGTGPSGGQLLRPDGKPARKIGWLQCVGSRDVNRNADFCSSICCMFAIKEAMLAKRMSKGEAETTIFYMDMRTYGKDFQRYRDRAEQEQGVRFIRTRLHSIEADPNVDGVPVRYVDDKGELQTEVFDLFVLSTGARPPAKMAELAEAADIETLDTGFALTGEFQPARTSRLGVFAAGAFGQPKDIADSVIQAGAASLGAARTYKIHSPPREEQPEPIPEYRDVTREEPRMLIALCTDCPTLTANVDMESLATKLGGLSTVVHVASISNACGGAGWGEIQTLAEKHLPNRILIGACMPYAYVPRLRELGARIALDPAFMDVVDIYTPTFPGAMESGDALEREVYTSLTMAAVRLADADPSPLLGKSPVVPRALIVGGGLGGMTSAMALADQDYEVCLVERTEHLGGLAMNVHSTLGGGDARGFMEDLVDQVERHPNIKTFMNSRIMLSMGRAGRFMSAVAADEGTAVTLEHGVTILATGGREVMPDSYGYRVHKTVLRQSELEAGLNDGSLDTGALSGVAMIQCVESREEPRNYCSRVCCASALKNALTLKERNPDLPVYVFYRDIMSYGFTERFFTEARKKGVIFIRYEPTDKPRVTFDDEHRPTITATDPILGRDIAITTDLLVLSVGIDPAGTENMSEIFSVERNRDGFFQEAESKWRPVEFLRQGIFLCGVCSSPRNMSETIASAKAAASRAMRILSQETVIGGRIKAEVRASLCSTCGRCVPACPYGARSLDLEAGVAVVDELLCQGCGSCAAVCPNSASVLTGFKDGQVMREIDAALSALN